In Anticarsia gemmatalis isolate Benzon Research Colony breed Stoneville strain chromosome 5, ilAntGemm2 primary, whole genome shotgun sequence, the following are encoded in one genomic region:
- the LOC142972799 gene encoding GPN-loop GTPase 1 codes for MATSTSDNKPVAMEEDSRKPICLIILGMAGAGKTSFTRRLAGKVVDNARPYLINLDPACREVPYPANIDIRDTVNYKEVMKQYGLGPNGGIVTALNLFSTKFGQVVDLIEKAGKKHKYCIIDTPGQIEVFTWSASGTIVTEALASSCPTVVVYVMDTVRSVSPVTFMSNMLYACSILYKTRLPFIVVMNKTDVVDNTYAVDWMRDFEAFQEALDAEGAGETEGGNTYIDNLTRSMALALDTFYADLKCCGVSAHTGQGLDEFFKLVDEAAEEYEKEYKADWLKMRAEKLEEEKRKEEELKNKGPDDTVIDKKKLIEEVSSGRELNDMYLKHPANESSSDEEGTENQPEVDDKPADVAMFQDFIRKHVKPNNTGNT; via the exons ATGGCAACGTCTACAAGTGATAATAAACCCGTAGCAATGGAGGAAGATTCGAGGAAACCGATATGTTTGATCATTTTAG GTATGGCAGGTGCTGGAAAGACCTCCTTTACAAGGAGACTGGCCGGAAAAGTTGTGGATAACGCCAGACCGTATCTTATTAACTTGGATCCGGCGTGTAGAGAAGTGCCTTATCCAGCCAACATAG ACATAAGAGACACAGTAAACTACAAAGAAGTAATGAAACAGTATGGATTGGGACCTAATGGTGGTATTGTGACAGCCTTGAATCTGTTCTCAACAAAGTTTGGACAAGTTGTGGATCTCATTGAAAAGGCGGGCAAGAAACATAAATACTGTATCATTGATACACCTG GTCAAATAGAAGTGTTCACATGGTCAGCATCAGGCACTATAGTCACAGAGGCATTGGCGTCATCATGTCCGACTGTAGTTGTGTACGTGATGGACACAGTCCGCAGTGTATCACCCGTCACATTCATGTCAAACATGTTGTATGCTTGCTCTATATTGTACAAGACCAGGCTGCCGTTCATTGTGGTGATGAATAAG actGATGTAGTAGACAACACATATGCAGTAGATTGGATGCGTGACTTTGAAGCGTTTCAAGAAGCGCTGGACGCAGAGGGCGCTGGTGAGACGGAGGGTGGCAACACTTACATCGACAATCTGACAAGATCTATGGCGCTCGCACTTGACACATTCTATGCTGATCTTAAATGCTGTGGAGTCAGTGCTCATACTGGACAA GGTTTAGACGAATTCTTCAAATTGGTTGATGAAGCTGCAGAAGAATATGAAAA AGAATACAAAGCAGATTGGCTTAAAATGCGTGCTGAAAAATTAGAGGAAGAGAAACGTAAAGAAGaagaattgaaaaataaag GTCCAGATGACACAGTGATAGATAAAAAGAAGTTAATAGAAGAAGTGTCAAGTGGTCGTGAGCTGAACGACATGTATCTGAAACACCCAGCAAACGAGAGCTCCAGTGACGAAGAGGGCACGGAAAATCAACCTGAAGTCG ACGACAAGCCGGCCGATGTGGCGATGTTCCAAGATTTCATCAGAAAACACGTGAAACCCAATAACACAGGGAACACgtaa
- the omd gene encoding integrator complex subunit 5 omd isoform X2: MNPQSKTTALSADLNNFIYGVSRRNAQNAPELTKTGINLLKNFPAARDAVLEYFAMVFHDAVNVSISQNDYEADMGNGSLESVSMIGPELCSLGQSWAPFIAPWCINLIMDIATKKSNVPNTALQNADPVRILLDITTQNLTLLNSEERAKCIDMMLGSWACSWAVGWVGRAEPALVAPRALQLGAEAARAVLAHLANHPPATHHVRVALLDLFHEAIREDSKPEKKRDVIPYLLTLASKSDIVLKALTQDIEQTLTDEVMKRLCIVCSTQLNSSAWSDVTPAALVSLLLRADVRCLLLLLRHALTNVFCRQLLEYLLQKLEYESLYPEKTIPLITSAAEEINIVRDKLLDGNQLEKYSLARILIVVSYNLPSEFVSTISYLLQYSRDDCTLALLVRIISGTITMHVPSDSPDISMDTERYQNFIKTGVEYALRDAMLADNEIKNYFIEGTLASEQKTYLHHFCLNIIKLLRWESSGRVPHLRTRPIGRAVEANLYRVGGALQERVSLLRARPAATMAALPEMPTCHALAEVLDRVDMSGTKAPPPSVEVILKVVQATVKYFFRCLHIKDTMEKLRSVATACRLLRKLCLHSKLARSLALRELLETAMFREDAAFGSRPVIANTLAAAKDWTNDDLLLHLNQKHGPITQLTQSHTSVFHAGIIGKGVRKQSELDANDIPPILTTNNELLMGALMSCMDGNSGVVEGATSISLLLVELVSPDVMYNGLPWPDEDFTKQVSIERELYMRGALESCAVARAALRRAAGARPALCLASALLRATAATLLHRLRAYLDRHTQSAEMARERVALTELLSTMTLGQLLPHPLSHMLELAPELTASEIVQVLRDCLWNYTRDHVPSPALFTCDATGLHWRDPSSCKPPATYTDTLRLIIQKRISKLGHMYPIMFLNLEKES, encoded by the exons ATGAATCCTCAAAGCAAAACCACGGCATTATCTGCCGATCTGAACAATTTTATATATGGTGTATCGAGACGTAACGCTCAAAACGCGCCAGAACTGACGAAGACTGGTATAAACCTTCTGAAGAACTTCCCGGCGGCAAGAGATGCCGTGTTGGAATACTTCGCTATGGTCTTCCACGATGCTGTGAATGTGTCAATCAGTCAGAACGACTACgag GCTGATATGGGTAATGGTTCCCTAGAAAGTGTGAGTATGATTGGACCAGAGCTCTGTAGTCTTGGACAGTCATGGGCTCCATTCATCGCTCCATGGTGCATCAATTTAATCATGGACATTGCTACTAAAAAGTCAAATGTGccaa ACACAGCTCTTCAAAATGCTGATCCAGTTAGGATTTTGCTAGATATTACTACACAAAACTTGACTTTACTTAACTCGGAGGAGAGAGCTAAATGCATAGACATGATGCTAG gATCCTGGGCATGTTCCTGGGCAGTAGGATGGGTGGGCAGGGCGGAGCCGGCATTAGTTGCTCCTCGGGCCCTACAGCTCGGCGCTGAAGCTGCTCGCGCCGTACTCGCACATCTAGCAAACCATCCTCCTGCTACACACCATGTTCGAGTGGCACTGCTTGATTTGTTTCAt GAAGCAATAAGAGAGGACAGTAAGCCTGAGAAGAAAAGAGATGTTATACCATACTTACTTACATTAGCATCTAAATCAGACATTGTATTGAAAGCTCTCACTCAAGACATTGAACAGACGT TGACGGACGAGGTAATGAAGCGCCTATGCATAGTGTGCAGCACTCAGTTGAACTCGTCCGCGTGGTCGGACGTGACGCCGGCCGCGCTCGTGTCGTTGCTCCTGCGGGCTGATGTCCGCTGTCTACTGCTACTGCTGCGACACGCACTTACCAATGTGTTCTGTAGACAGTTGCTCG AATACTTGCTTCAAAAGTTGGAATACGAGAGTTTATACCCGGAGAAAACGATACCTTTGATCACGAGCGCCGCTGAAGAAATAAACATTGTGAGAGATAAACTGTTAGATGGAAACCAGTTGGAGAAGTATTCACTTGCTAGAATACTTATTGTAGTCA gttaCAATCTCCCATCAGAGTTCGTAAGCACGATCAGCTATCTACTGCAGTATTCCCGCGATGACTGCACCCTAGCTTTACTAGTTCGTATAATATCTGGCACTATAACGATGCATGTGCCAAGTGATTCACCGGACATAAGTATGGACACTGAGAGATACcagaattttatcaaaacggGCGTAGAGTATGCCCTAAGAGATGCTATGTTGGCTGACAATGAAATAAAGAATTACTTCATTGAAGGAACACTGGCTAGCGAACAGAAGACCTATTTGCATCacttttgtttgaatattattaagttgTTGAG ATGGGAGAGCTCGGGGCGCGTGCCGCACCTGCGCACGCGGCCCATCGGTCGCGCCGTGGAGGCCAACCTGTACCGCGTGGGCGGCGCGCTGCAGGAGCGCGTCTCGCTGCTGCGCGCGCGCCCCGCCGCCACCATGGCCGCGCTGCCCGAGATGCCCACCTGCCACGCGCTCGCTGAG GTTTTAGACAGAGTGGACATGTCAGGAACGAAAGCGCCTCCTCCGAGCGTCGAAGTTATTCTGAAAGTGGTGCAAGCAACCGTCAAGTACTTCTTCAGATGTTTACATATCAAAG aTACAATGGAGAAACTCCGTTCAGTAGCGACAGCGTGTCGTCTGCTCCGCAAGCTGTGTCTCCACAGTAAACTGGCTCGATCTCTCGCGCTGAGAGAACTGTTAGAAACGGCCATGTTCCGTGAAGATGCCGCCTTTGGTAGCCGACCAGTGATCGCTAATACTTTAGCGGCGGCTAAAGACTGGACCAACGATGATTTGTTGCTGCATTTGAATCAGAAACAT GGCCCAATAACGCAATTAACACAAAGTCACACATCGGTGTTCCACGCGGGCATCATCGGTAAAGGAGTTCGCAAGCAAAGCGAGCTGGACGCCAACGACATACCGCCCATACTAACGACCAACAACGAGTTGTTGATGGGCGCGCTCATGTCTTGCATG GATGGCAACAGTGGTGTAGTAGAAGGCGCGACATCAATATCGTTACTTTTAGTCGAGTTGGTGTCCCCCGACGTCATGTACAACGGTCTGCCTTGGCCTGATGAAGATTTTACCAAG CAAGTGAGCATCGAGCGCGAGCTGTACATGCGCGGCGCGCTGGAGAGCTGCGCCGTGGCGCGCGCGGCGCTGCGGCGGGCGGCCGGCGCGCGCCCCGCGCTGTGCCTGGCCTCCGCGCTGCTGCGGGCCACCGCCGCCACGCTGCTGCACCGCCTGCGGGCTTACCTCG ACCGTCACACCCAGTCGGCAGAGATGGCGAGGGAGCGTGTGGCCTTAACGGAATTGCTCTCCACGATGACGTTGGGTCAATTATTACCGCATCCACTCAGCCATATGCTTGAATTGGCGCCTGAACTTACAGCCAGTGAG ATTGTACAAGTTCTCCGCGATTGTTTGTGGAACTACACAAGAGATCATGTGCCTTCGCCAGCGCTATTTACTTGTGATGCTACCG gCCTCCATTGGCGCGACCCATCTTCGTGCAAACCGCCCGCCACATACACAGATACCCTAAGATTGATCATACAGAAGAGAATCTCCAAACTCGGCCACATGTACccaataatgtttttaaatctcGAAAAAGAAAGTTAA
- the omd gene encoding integrator complex subunit 5 omd isoform X1, translating to MNPQSKTTALSADLNNFIYGVSRRNAQNAPELTKTGINLLKNFPAARDAVLEYFAMVFHDAVNVSISQNDYEADMGNGSLESVSMIGPELCSLGQSWAPFIAPWCINLIMDIATKKSNVPNTALQNADPVRILLDITTQNLTLLNSEERAKCIDMMLGSWACSWAVGWVGRAEPALVAPRALQLGAEAARAVLAHLANHPPATHHVRVALLDLFHEAIREDSKPEKKRDVIPYLLTLASKSDIVLKALTQDIEQTLTDEVMKRLCIVCSTQLNSSAWSDVTPAALVSLLLRADVRCLLLLLRHALTNVFCRQLLEYLLQKLEYESLYPEKTIPLITSAAEEINIVRDKLLDGNQLEKYSLARILIVVSYNLPSEFVSTISYLLQYSRDDCTLALLVRIISGTITMHVPSDSPDISMDTERYQNFIKTGVEYALRDAMLADNEIKNYFIEGTLASEQKTYLHHFCLNIIKLLRWESSGRVPHLRTRPIGRAVEANLYRVGGALQERVSLLRARPAATMAALPEMPTCHALAEVLDRVDMSGTKAPPPSVEVILKVVQATVKYFFRCLHIKDTMEKLRSVATACRLLRKLCLHSKLARSLALRELLETAMFREDAAFGSRPVIANTLAAAKDWTNDDLLLHLNQKHGPITQLTQSHTSVFHAGIIGKGVRKQSELDANDIPPILTTNNELLMGALMSCMVSDGNSGVVEGATSISLLLVELVSPDVMYNGLPWPDEDFTKQVSIERELYMRGALESCAVARAALRRAAGARPALCLASALLRATAATLLHRLRAYLDRHTQSAEMARERVALTELLSTMTLGQLLPHPLSHMLELAPELTASEIVQVLRDCLWNYTRDHVPSPALFTCDATGLHWRDPSSCKPPATYTDTLRLIIQKRISKLGHMYPIMFLNLEKES from the exons ATGAATCCTCAAAGCAAAACCACGGCATTATCTGCCGATCTGAACAATTTTATATATGGTGTATCGAGACGTAACGCTCAAAACGCGCCAGAACTGACGAAGACTGGTATAAACCTTCTGAAGAACTTCCCGGCGGCAAGAGATGCCGTGTTGGAATACTTCGCTATGGTCTTCCACGATGCTGTGAATGTGTCAATCAGTCAGAACGACTACgag GCTGATATGGGTAATGGTTCCCTAGAAAGTGTGAGTATGATTGGACCAGAGCTCTGTAGTCTTGGACAGTCATGGGCTCCATTCATCGCTCCATGGTGCATCAATTTAATCATGGACATTGCTACTAAAAAGTCAAATGTGccaa ACACAGCTCTTCAAAATGCTGATCCAGTTAGGATTTTGCTAGATATTACTACACAAAACTTGACTTTACTTAACTCGGAGGAGAGAGCTAAATGCATAGACATGATGCTAG gATCCTGGGCATGTTCCTGGGCAGTAGGATGGGTGGGCAGGGCGGAGCCGGCATTAGTTGCTCCTCGGGCCCTACAGCTCGGCGCTGAAGCTGCTCGCGCCGTACTCGCACATCTAGCAAACCATCCTCCTGCTACACACCATGTTCGAGTGGCACTGCTTGATTTGTTTCAt GAAGCAATAAGAGAGGACAGTAAGCCTGAGAAGAAAAGAGATGTTATACCATACTTACTTACATTAGCATCTAAATCAGACATTGTATTGAAAGCTCTCACTCAAGACATTGAACAGACGT TGACGGACGAGGTAATGAAGCGCCTATGCATAGTGTGCAGCACTCAGTTGAACTCGTCCGCGTGGTCGGACGTGACGCCGGCCGCGCTCGTGTCGTTGCTCCTGCGGGCTGATGTCCGCTGTCTACTGCTACTGCTGCGACACGCACTTACCAATGTGTTCTGTAGACAGTTGCTCG AATACTTGCTTCAAAAGTTGGAATACGAGAGTTTATACCCGGAGAAAACGATACCTTTGATCACGAGCGCCGCTGAAGAAATAAACATTGTGAGAGATAAACTGTTAGATGGAAACCAGTTGGAGAAGTATTCACTTGCTAGAATACTTATTGTAGTCA gttaCAATCTCCCATCAGAGTTCGTAAGCACGATCAGCTATCTACTGCAGTATTCCCGCGATGACTGCACCCTAGCTTTACTAGTTCGTATAATATCTGGCACTATAACGATGCATGTGCCAAGTGATTCACCGGACATAAGTATGGACACTGAGAGATACcagaattttatcaaaacggGCGTAGAGTATGCCCTAAGAGATGCTATGTTGGCTGACAATGAAATAAAGAATTACTTCATTGAAGGAACACTGGCTAGCGAACAGAAGACCTATTTGCATCacttttgtttgaatattattaagttgTTGAG ATGGGAGAGCTCGGGGCGCGTGCCGCACCTGCGCACGCGGCCCATCGGTCGCGCCGTGGAGGCCAACCTGTACCGCGTGGGCGGCGCGCTGCAGGAGCGCGTCTCGCTGCTGCGCGCGCGCCCCGCCGCCACCATGGCCGCGCTGCCCGAGATGCCCACCTGCCACGCGCTCGCTGAG GTTTTAGACAGAGTGGACATGTCAGGAACGAAAGCGCCTCCTCCGAGCGTCGAAGTTATTCTGAAAGTGGTGCAAGCAACCGTCAAGTACTTCTTCAGATGTTTACATATCAAAG aTACAATGGAGAAACTCCGTTCAGTAGCGACAGCGTGTCGTCTGCTCCGCAAGCTGTGTCTCCACAGTAAACTGGCTCGATCTCTCGCGCTGAGAGAACTGTTAGAAACGGCCATGTTCCGTGAAGATGCCGCCTTTGGTAGCCGACCAGTGATCGCTAATACTTTAGCGGCGGCTAAAGACTGGACCAACGATGATTTGTTGCTGCATTTGAATCAGAAACAT GGCCCAATAACGCAATTAACACAAAGTCACACATCGGTGTTCCACGCGGGCATCATCGGTAAAGGAGTTCGCAAGCAAAGCGAGCTGGACGCCAACGACATACCGCCCATACTAACGACCAACAACGAGTTGTTGATGGGCGCGCTCATGTCTTGCATGGTAAGC GATGGCAACAGTGGTGTAGTAGAAGGCGCGACATCAATATCGTTACTTTTAGTCGAGTTGGTGTCCCCCGACGTCATGTACAACGGTCTGCCTTGGCCTGATGAAGATTTTACCAAG CAAGTGAGCATCGAGCGCGAGCTGTACATGCGCGGCGCGCTGGAGAGCTGCGCCGTGGCGCGCGCGGCGCTGCGGCGGGCGGCCGGCGCGCGCCCCGCGCTGTGCCTGGCCTCCGCGCTGCTGCGGGCCACCGCCGCCACGCTGCTGCACCGCCTGCGGGCTTACCTCG ACCGTCACACCCAGTCGGCAGAGATGGCGAGGGAGCGTGTGGCCTTAACGGAATTGCTCTCCACGATGACGTTGGGTCAATTATTACCGCATCCACTCAGCCATATGCTTGAATTGGCGCCTGAACTTACAGCCAGTGAG ATTGTACAAGTTCTCCGCGATTGTTTGTGGAACTACACAAGAGATCATGTGCCTTCGCCAGCGCTATTTACTTGTGATGCTACCG gCCTCCATTGGCGCGACCCATCTTCGTGCAAACCGCCCGCCACATACACAGATACCCTAAGATTGATCATACAGAAGAGAATCTCCAAACTCGGCCACATGTACccaataatgtttttaaatctcGAAAAAGAAAGTTAA
- the LOC142973321 gene encoding uncharacterized protein LOC142973321: protein MSINWSNTQVFKLIDMFQEREFLWNPMLPEYRDRWKKYGAWCEMANEFGLDKHIVERKMRSLIGQFQRELKKSRSCASDDDTSGSNWFAYKKMMFIRDRCRRGQGVDTDYETRSEDNEKEESEDAKLRENHDKDTEYPEVEFHHIKETEFVTPSIQQHNSMRKRPRPRDEKDPSIETLSVLDNMYESQHQRDEFDVFAELVAMKLRKLRNTCAKNTAQFHINNILYNADMGDYDWPSNSDRWRHRSPGAQPSSRSSYDAPHSRRHNNRGPALISESSNDGSVTTVDDIIKCEVLDQP from the exons ATGTCTATAAATTGGAGTAACACACAAGTTTTTAAACTAATCGACATGTTTCAAGAAAGAGAATTTCTATGGAATCCTATGCTGCCCGAATACAGAGACCGGTGGAAAAAATATGGTGCGTGGTGTGAAATGGCAAATGAATTCGGTCTAGACAAACATATTGTTGAAAGGAAAATGAGATCTCTCATAGGTCAATTTCAACGTGAATTAAAGAAAAGTAGATCATGCGCTAGTGACGATGATACTTCAGGCTCTAACTGGTTTGCTTACAAAAAAATGATGTTTATCAGAGACCGATGTAGAAGAGGACAGGGTGTTGATACAGATTACGAG ACAAGATCAGAAGACAATGAAAAAGAGGAAAGTGAAGACGCTAAACTAAGAGAAAATCATGACAAAGATACGGAATACCCTGAAGTAGAGTTCCATCACATTAAAGAAACAGAATTTGTAACTCCAAGCATACAACAACACAACAGCATGCGCAAAAGACCACGACCGAGAGACGAAAAAGATCCTTCCATAGAAACATTATCAGTTTTAGACAATATGTACGAGTCTCAACATCAGAGAGACGAGTTCGACGTCTTCGCAGAACTTGTAGCTATGAAATTGAGAAAACTAAGAAATACGTGTGCTAAAAACACTGCACAGtttcacataaataatatattatacaacgCTGATATGGGTGACTACGATTGGCCCTCGAACAGCGATCGTTGGCGCCACAGGTCCCCTGGAGCCCAGCCCAGCTCTAGGTCTAGTTATGATGCCCCCCATTCTAGAAGGCATAATAATCGGGGCCCTGCGCTTATTTCTGAATCGAGTAACGATGGTTCCGTTACTACTGttgatgatataataaaatgcgAAGTATTGGATCAGCCATAA